A single Ptiloglossa arizonensis isolate GNS036 chromosome 2, iyPtiAriz1_principal, whole genome shotgun sequence DNA region contains:
- the LOC143143485 gene encoding uncharacterized protein LOC143143485, producing MVRQKSDPRLYNSDTNTDTSRTSDMVDKSRRKRHRQMRVLQEIRHFRNTVNFLIPRLRFARLVKEIVEQFSLKHVTRIQSTAMEALQEATEVYLIQFFEDCNSVAISAKRITIMLRDMHLIRLLRGPLDPGN from the exons ATGGTTCGTCAAAAGTCCGATCCAAG ATTATATAATTCTGACACAAATACTGACACTTCTAGA ACCAGTGATATGGTAGATAAGTCCAGAAGAAAAAGACATAGACAAATGCGTGTTTTACAAGAAATTCGTCATTTTAGAAATACTGTGAATTTTCTTATACCAAGACTTAGGTTTGCTCGTTTAgttaaagaaattgttgagcagTTCAGCCTGAAGCACGTTACTCG aatACAATCAACTGCTATGGAAGCACTGCAAGAGGCAACAGAAGTTTATCTTATTCAATTCTTTGAAGATTGTAATTCAGTAGCTATAagtgcaaaacgtataactattATGCTTCGTGATATGCATTTAATACGTCTACTTAGAGGACCACTCGATCCTGGaaattga